A genomic window from Candidatus Thiocaldithrix dubininis includes:
- a CDS encoding response regulator, translating into MEQVLIVEDEPKIADLLQKYLQNANFRTHCINDGLQVVDWVQQEKPNLILLDVMLPGKDGLEICKDIRRFSAVPIIMLTARVEEIDRLLGLELGADDYICKPFSPREVVARIKAVLRRTQLNPASETETPPLNRLELDRNRLIVRYQEQETVLTLVEFELLDILQQQPGRIFGRNHLMEKVYPDNRIVSDRTIDSHIKKLRKKLAEIAPEQELIHSVYSVGYKFEA; encoded by the coding sequence GCGAATTTTCGCACGCATTGTATTAATGATGGTTTGCAAGTCGTGGATTGGGTACAACAAGAAAAACCTAATTTAATTTTGCTGGATGTCATGTTACCAGGTAAAGACGGTTTAGAGATTTGTAAAGACATTCGTCGATTTTCAGCCGTTCCCATTATTATGCTAACGGCGCGGGTTGAAGAAATCGACCGTCTCTTAGGCTTGGAATTGGGGGCAGATGATTATATTTGTAAGCCCTTTAGTCCGCGTGAGGTAGTGGCGCGGATTAAAGCTGTATTACGTCGCACGCAACTAAACCCTGCCTCTGAAACAGAAACCCCACCGCTGAATAGATTAGAATTGGATCGTAATCGCTTAATTGTGCGTTATCAGGAGCAAGAAACGGTTCTAACGTTAGTTGAATTTGAATTGCTGGATATTTTGCAGCAGCAACCGGGGCGGATTTTTGGACGTAATCATTTAATGGAAAAAGTCTATCCTGATAATCGTATTGTTTCGGATCGTACGATTGACAGTCATATTAAGAAGTTGCGTAAAAAGTTGGCAGAAATTGCGCCTGAGCAAGAGCTGATTCATTCGGTTTATTCAGTGGGTTATAAGTTTGAAGCGTAA